In the genome of bacterium, one region contains:
- a CDS encoding aspartate kinase produces MGITVRKYGGSSVATPERIKKVAEQIVRAKKTEHQIVVVVSALGDTTDDLIELAHQITPLPDEREMDMLLSTGEQISCALMSIALTSMGCSAVSLNAQQVEILTDKAYTKAKIQKVSTERILKELKSGKIVVVAGFQGITEEGDITTLGRGGSDTTAVALAAVLDADVCEIFTDVEGVYTADPRIVPDARKIELISYEEMLELASAGAKVLQSRSVEMAKKFGVKIHVRSSFNDSPGTIVCEEVADMEEILVSGVTLNLDEAKITILDVPDKPGMAARIFTALSDKNTNVDMIVQSAPSNETNEISFTVSKSDLTRAVKIVEEVAKQIGAKEITSDDNVAKVSIVGVGMRSHSGVAAKMFSVLASKGINLDMISTSEIKISCIIKRDRAEDAVKLLHEAFNLPQKR; encoded by the coding sequence ATGGGAATAACTGTTAGAAAATATGGTGGTTCATCAGTGGCTACTCCAGAACGGATAAAAAAAGTTGCAGAACAAATAGTCCGGGCTAAGAAAACAGAACATCAAATAGTAGTTGTTGTTTCTGCCTTAGGCGATACGACGGATGACTTGATTGAATTAGCTCACCAAATTACTCCTCTACCTGATGAACGGGAAATGGATATGTTATTATCCACCGGTGAGCAAATCTCCTGTGCCTTAATGAGTATTGCTTTAACCTCGATGGGGTGTTCTGCGGTATCTCTAAACGCTCAGCAAGTTGAGATTTTGACAGATAAAGCATACACTAAAGCCAAAATTCAAAAGGTAAGCACAGAGAGAATTCTAAAAGAACTAAAATCAGGTAAAATCGTGGTAGTTGCTGGATTTCAAGGCATTACAGAAGAAGGAGATATTACAACACTGGGTAGAGGGGGCTCAGATACAACCGCTGTGGCATTAGCCGCCGTATTAGATGCTGATGTTTGTGAAATATTTACGGATGTAGAAGGTGTCTATACGGCTGACCCAAGAATTGTTCCGGATGCTCGAAAGATAGAATTAATCTCTTATGAAGAGATGTTGGAATTAGCCAGTGCTGGGGCAAAGGTTCTTCAATCACGCTCTGTGGAAATGGCTAAGAAATTTGGAGTTAAAATTCATGTCAGGTCCAGTTTTAATGATTCACCTGGAACTATAGTTTGTGAGGAGGTAGCAGATATGGAAGAAATATTAGTCAGTGGGGTAACTTTAAATCTTGATGAAGCAAAGATTACTATTTTAGATGTGCCTGATAAACCGGGTATGGCCGCAAGAATATTTACGGCATTAAGTGACAAAAATACCAATGTCGATATGATTGTTCAAAGTGCCCCTTCAAATGAAACAAATGAAATCTCTTTTACCGTCAGTAAATCTGATCTAACCAGAGCAGTTAAAATTGTAGAGGAGGTGGCTAAACAAATAGGGGCAAAGGAAATAACTTCAGATGATAATGTTGCCAAGGTCTCTATTGTTGGAGTGGGTATGCGAAGTCATTCAGGGGTAGCGGCAAAAATGTTTTCTGTCCTGGCATCAAAAGGAATTAATCTTGATATGATTAGCACATCTGAGATAAAAATATCTTGCATTATTAAAAGAGACCGTGCAGAAGACGCAGTTAAGTTATTACATGAAGCCTTTAATCTGCCCCAAAAAAGGTAA